The following nucleotide sequence is from Malania oleifera isolate guangnan ecotype guangnan chromosome 4, ASM2987363v1, whole genome shotgun sequence.
CCCACGCACCCTAATAATGGAACAAATTGGGTTCAAAGAATCGGTCTGATTTTTGAAccgttaatttatttattttatttcaaaattaatttataattttaaaatttaaaaaaaaaacagtaaagtttttaaaaaataaggataaaataaataaaaaatatttgagttattttaacTCAAATagcaaaaaaatggaaaataaaaataccaaaaaaaaatgaagaaaaagtctttaaataaTGGGTAAAGAGGTGTTTTTATACCTCACCTATATTAATTTTGAGAGAGATTATTTAAAATATTCTCTCTTTTGGGGGTCTTATTAAATATTCGTAAATCGtactttatttaatattttattttaaaattttaatatttattttattttttcaaatgaaattaattaaataattagattcaatctagggataattcatgattaattatgTATCGTTCGTAAAATATGTATGTAAGGGATGTTAGTACCTCCCTCTCGCATAACTAAACTCTCAATCTCAATCCCAATTTTGATAAATATAGACCAAGATGACTTGGGTCCTTGGTTTAGAATTAGACCTATCAACAATTGACAAATTTTCAGAATTAGACCGAGATAACTGGTTCCTTGATTTGGAATTAGACCTATCAACAAgtgtaattaggtgaactaaccacaTCTAAAAAAATAACAGATTAATAACGATTGCATCAAATTTCCAGTATTATTATTCATTGTCGTTTTGGACCTAACTCCGGGGGGGACGTTGCCACAACCATTTCTTTCTTGAATGCATATTTCAGCTTCTAGCTTGGCTGCGGCACGCACGGATCAACATGCAATTGTGAAGGTAGCCCATGAGGGAAAGAACAATACTTGTGCACCTTATACCACCCCCAGGAAAGGAGTCAACAATGGCGGTGCTGCTATGCTCATTGTTGAGGACTGCTGAAATTGAGAAAGCTTGAACTCAAGCCATATTTGAACTCTCTGCCGCCATAAGACCGTGTGACAAATCATGCTCCAAAACACAGCAGTCTAAGGTTAAGGTAGGCGTTCAAATTGAGTATGCATGAAGGTCTTTGTATTATATTTATTCGCCAAATCACAATGTCACCCTTGCTTGTAGGGAATAGCATCTGTTTTTTCCATTATCAACCATGAGATGGCAGGAAGCAGAAGTGGACAAAAGTAGCCAAATGCTCAATTCCCACGAGTTTTTTTctcaatttatctttttttttttaaatatattaaataatacctttctcaaaaaaataatttCCGATAATCCTgacgtaatctcactacttgaaatagtgagatttaaacaaatctcgctactttaagtagcgagatttgccacgtatCATTTCCggaattattttttcaaaaaaaaaattatttaatatatatatttttaaaaatgataaatcgggaattTTTCTGCGCAATAAATAGGAAAATCATTtcctttaatatattttttttaaaaatataaatcgggaaataaatctTTTGCGTAATAAATTTTTCTgtgtaataaatcgggaaataaattctttctataaatttttttatgctataatataattatatataataaaaatattaataatgatatcataatattaatattatttttaaaatttatgtaatatatattatatataaattttcatattaatatatttgatcactaattttggatttgaattcacaaatcaaaatttaatatatgaGTGCATGCTCTCAAGTCTTAATTAACAAAacaagagttagaaatctaaaaaacagtaaaaaaatatttgttaccttttctatatgaatttaaaaaaataaagaatgttatttttaaaaatttgacactattttcttgtagaaatagttctatttttattttttattttttaaataattaaaaatgaaattctttactgttttttagatttctaactcttatttTGTTAATTAAGACTCTAGAGCATGCATtcatatattaaattttgatttgtgaattcaaatccaaaattagtaatcaaatatattaatatgacaatttatatataatatatatcataaattttaaaaattatattaatattatgatatcattattaatatttttattataaataattatattatagcatataaaaatttacagaaagaatttatttcccgatttattacgtagaagaatttattacgcaggagatttatttcccgatttatcatttttaaaaaatatatatcaaaagaatttatttccctatttattacaCAGAAAAATTCATTTCctcatttatcatttttaaatatatatatattaaataacatcttttttgaaaaaataattcctGAAATGACATGtggcaaatctcactacttgaagtagcgagattatgtCAGGGTTATTCCGGAAATTATTTACCCgagaaaggtattatttaatatatatattttttttaaaaggataaattgggaaaaaaactCCAATTCCCACAATTCCAGTGAAGATTGAAGGTAAAAAAACAAACTATAATTTACACACCGTTTACTTGCAAAAGCCATAGCGTTTGGGTATGTTGCTTCAAGAAGATCAGAAGAATCAACTCAAAAAAACCCTTATGCCAGGGCATCTTTCACTAATTAGGATCCATCTATAAACCAATTTATCATTTACAAAATCAAAATCACACCACATGgtaaatttaacaaaaaaaaatttaaaaaaaaaatcctgagAACACACTTGCTAGCGGCCTTCCGCCATGGTAATTGTGAGTTCGTTTATAGAAACACTCTTCTGTCCCTGTTGAGAGGACTCGGTATCCGAATCCAGTTTCCTATCAGTGGCAAATGCAGGTTGCTTTGGAGTAGGAAGATCAACAATGTCACTATTGACCATGGAAATAACAGTCGAAGTAGAGGGCCTATCTTGAGGGAATTCTTGCACACACAACAGCCCAACATGTATGCATCTCAAAACCTCCATTCGGATGCATGGATCGGATATATTAGGATCTAAAAATTCTACAACATTGTCATCGTTCCATAATTTCCATGCCTGCAAACATTAAAACAACAATGAAAAATTGGAATTCAATATTAAACCGTCAATGCTATTCTGCTAAGGAATGAAGCTTTAGATTACTGAGGCAGTTCTCAGATAACACTTACATATCCCATAAGGCTCCAGGAATTCTTGTCATGGTAAAAGCCAGAGTTTTTCTTTCCACTCACAATCTCTAATAAAAGCACTCCGAAGCTGAAGACATCAGATTTCTCTGAAAAGCGGCCTTCCATTGCATACTCAGGGGACATATAACCACTGCATTTTCATCATTTCAAACACTGATTGAATCTttagaaatcaaataataaaaacatTATAATTTAGTTCAGTATATCGCATATTGACATGAATCAAAAGAATGGAGAAAAATGACAAAGCTAGCTACTTACTAGGTCCCAACAACCCTCCTTGTATTTGCTTGATCTTGATCGCCCCCAAAAATCCTAGCCATACCAAAGTCTGAAATTTTTGGATTTAGGTCTTCATCCAACAAAATATTACTTGCTTTCAGATCTCTATGAATAATTTTCAATCTAGAATCTCTATGAAGGTAGAGGAGACCTCGAGCAATTCCTTCAATAATGTTGAAACGTTTCCTCCAATCTAGAACTTTTTGTTTGATTGGATCtgagcaaataaataaataggtAAATAAATGAATGCAAAAAAAGTTCAAAGAAAAAATTCACATAACCTATGGAGATAACATTGAGTTAAAATTATTGTTTTGGCAGTCCAATCTAAACTTGTTTAAAATTAACAAAATAGATCTTGTGGTAAAAGAAAAGCATGTACAAAGCAGTAGCAGGATGTCATGAATGGTGACAAAACAAATAAGGGAAAGATGGTTAGCAAGAGTCTACCAAACAGAAATGAGTCCAAGCTCTTATTTGGCATGTATTCATAGATCAACATCTTTTCTTCTCCTTCAATACAGCAACCAAGGAGTCTAACAAGGTTTCGGTGCTGGAGCCGAGAAATCACAACAACCTCATTCATAAATTCTTCAATCCCTTGCCCAGAAGCTCTTGAAAGTCTTTTCACCGCTATTTCTTGTCCATCAGGCAATGTCCCCtggaaacaaaaaaacaaaaaaaaaaccagtttCATCAACATTCAAGCcaattattaattttattgaaAAGAAAAGTTCATGCTAACATGCAATGAAACTCTGCTCGAGTAGCAAGTACCTTGTATACAAGACCAAAACCTCCCTGTCCAAGCTTATTGCTGATATAAAAGTTGTTTGTTGCAGTTGCCACcctctcaaaatcaaaaagtgGTAGCTCTTGGAGTTTAGCTTGGTTCATGCTGCCCCCAAGCACAATTTCACTGGAATTGTTTTGGTGTGGTTCCCCTCCATCAAACAAAAATAGCTGCCTACTTATCTGCTTCTTTGCTGATTCAGGATACAGGAATAAGTTAATGAGTGAAATGCAGTTTAATTTGAATATTTACAACTACATGTGCTAAAGCCAATCTCAATGGACTCATCACCTTTTCGTTTAGCCATCCACCTCCACGCAAAGTATGCACAAATGGCAATGACAAGTCCTCCAATAGTCACTGGAATTGCAATAAGTGCTTTCACATTCTCCTCCTTATCTGTAAATGATAACAAATGCAAGGCAGTCAGAAGAGACCAGGGAATTCGAAGTTTAATTGTAAGTTACTTTATGAGCTTCTTTTAGTTGTTGAATCTGAAGAAATATTAAGCTAAAGTGTCCTAAATAACTTATGTGGATCACAAAAATTGATTGCAAAAATTTCACACAGCGAACAGGCATTGAAGATCTATGCAAATTTTTTTACTCAAATACAATGAATGGGCCTGTGCATTGAATTGTTCAATTATGAACAGTAATCCCGATTCCTTTCATAAGAGAATTGAAGATCATTCAGGAATCTCCTTAAGACACTGTAATCAAACTTAATAGCTAGATTATTCAGCATGTAACACAGTGCACCTCCTGCACTTTCTGAGAAACAGTGGATTATTCCAAACAGTATTGGGATCTAAGTCCAAGAAGTATGCTCTTCTTGAGGAAAAATAAGCCTAACAAGCCCTGCTCAATCCAATTTATGTGAATGAACCACAAGATTATGCAAAGAGGAAAAGATTACCCAGTTCTGAATATGCCAAACGGACGTGAAGATCCGTCCCACCGCTCAAGAACTGCTGCACATCAATCAAGGTTCCGGTCCATTTCATGCAACCAACCCCATTACTGTATGCATATGCTAAACACGAACAATTTCCCAAGCACTGCTTCTGACAGTCATCCTCTAGAGCAGTTGATATGTCTGCAAAGTGTGGCACCTTCATCATGTTCAGAGTCAAGAACCCGTCTGCTTTCTCCCCGTCTCCACTGCTGTTACCTCTCTCACACTGCAACTGCCTCCGCCTCACACACCCACTAGTCCAGTTCCCACTGTTCCATTCTTCCGCTTTCCTTGGCTCATGCCCTCTCAAACAGCTACACATCGGTGAAGCCTGCGCATTGCAAACCCCAAAAGGACCACACGTGCCATACACATCGCACTGTGTCTGCATAGGCGTCCAGTACTCATTCCAAGCCTTCGCCCCATCATCCCACTGAACTTGAGCTAATTTCCCTTGAGGATTCAGGTAAAAATTGCTGTAGGACGCAGTCAAATGATCAAAACTATAGCAAGTGCTTCCTTGGATACCCTCTGTAATATAGAATCTATCAACATTTATAGAATACACATAATGTACGCCAATATAGACCTGACCGTTCCACGGCCCGCTCCGCCAGAATATCTCGCCGTCCTTCCATACCACCGTCTGGGCTTCCTTCGCATCGAGCCCGCAAGAGAAGCTTCCGCTGGACGGATCCGTAGTGCTCTTCCACGCCTTCGCCAGCTGCCTCCACCCAGTTTTTGGATTCGCACAGAGTTTCAAATTCGGCAATTGCCTGTCCGTAAGGTGTTCGAAGCTTTGCCAAATGGTGTTTCTGTCGGGATCTCTCAACTCAAGGTTTCCTGAAGGCAAAAGCTGCGCGGTAGTATTAGTATTTGTAGAATTTGTGACATTTGATGTCCAGAGAACTTGATTGTTCTGGTCCAAAACCACGAGGTTACCGTCTTTGGCGACGGTGAAGGACCCGGAAGAATTGGTGAGAGGCCGGTCTCTGTTCGCTAACCACACCACGGTAAAATTAGAAACCTTATTGTACCAGATCCCAAGATAGCGATTGGGGGAATTACCAACGCTGAAGAAGCCCAATCTGAAGTCGCCGCCGGCGGAGAGTATGGTCTCAGGATCTGTGATGTACTGAGTCGCCGTGATGGTATCTCCGGCAGCGCAGAACTTGAAGCAAAAGCCAAAAAGCAGTAAAAGAAGCATTAGACTCCGTAGACCAGGTGACAACTTCTCGCCGGCGACCATGGAGTGAGCGGCCATCAGAAAAATTGAAACTCAGTGATGCGTTCTCATCATCCTCTGCAGACTATGCCTatattgaattgtttgtgaaGGTAGTTCTGTGGCGACTGTCGTGATCGAACCAGTTTCTCCAAGTCCTCCACTAAACCCTCCGGTCAACTTCTGATCGATAGGCGGACGCTTAACTTTCCAACTCGAGAAACTTCAACCAACCTCCCCAATGCCCAAGCTCTGTTTTCTTTCTATTCACAATAGTGTTTTGATtagtatttataaaatataatacaaagtgATATTAAATTTATCCATGCACTGTTGCACATGCAAGAGAAGTATTAAAATTTAGGTGGgccatttttaatttaaaatcacaaattaaattaatttttatacaaaTTATAAGAAGCTTCTCGATGGTTTCTATTTTTCTTCAAAGCTTatcttatattattataattttaaagaattttcatCCATGCTATATATTCCTATACAATATTTAATTCTTAGCTCCATTTTAACATATGATTTATCAATTAATTAAATCATTTGAACCCGAGAGCCGTAGAAAGGTACAATGAATCATTCTtgtattttaataaatttaaatttccaaagaaaataattatgtGGACAATTATTAGCACTCGCAATCTTGTatgatgcatgcaatgcatggaaatattatttaattaaatttataactAATTCACAAGTCTTAATTAATTTTAAGTTGATTCCAATATTTTTTATATAGTATATagtcatttttaaaattactcaatTATTTGAATGATTAGAAATTATAATCGTGCATACAAATTATTTACAAagagtttgaaatttttttaatgcaaatatAAGATTTAATATGAAGAAAtaggattttaaaaataattttaaatagccTTGTAGAgtaaattgaatattaaaatataaccaatgtagaaattttgtttgctttatAAGTAAAGATTCATTTAAAGATTTTTAAATGTCAAAAAAATTTATCCATAAATTAATTGTGATTTATTTACTAGTTATACTGCATATAGAATGCacttttttataaatattttataaacaaATACATTtctatttgtttttaaaaataaaagattatatTACCTTGAGAACGGCTTCTACCTAAAAATTTTGATCACATTCATTtcttttagaaaataataaatatgttttctattttagaaaaaaaaaaaaaaggaactcattttccaaatcaaaatAGGTGGCCTTGTTGCCATAGCTAAGAGTGATACGAGTAGGAGCATGGTGTTCGAGTTGTTTGATCCTCCAATCCATCAGTTTGGAAATGAAAAGTAAAtaatcaaaatatatattttaattttgtagGATGTAAAATTAAATCAA
It contains:
- the LOC131152742 gene encoding G-type lectin S-receptor-like serine/threonine-protein kinase At1g11330, with the translated sequence MAAHSMVAGEKLSPGLRSLMLLLLLFGFCFKFCAAGDTITATQYITDPETILSAGGDFRLGFFSVGNSPNRYLGIWYNKVSNFTVVWLANRDRPLTNSSGSFTVAKDGNLVVLDQNNQVLWTSNVTNSTNTNTTAQLLPSGNLELRDPDRNTIWQSFEHLTDRQLPNLKLCANPKTGWRQLAKAWKSTTDPSSGSFSCGLDAKEAQTVVWKDGEIFWRSGPWNGQVYIGVHYVYSINVDRFYITEGIQGSTCYSFDHLTASYSNFYLNPQGKLAQVQWDDGAKAWNEYWTPMQTQCDVYGTCGPFGVCNAQASPMCSCLRGHEPRKAEEWNSGNWTSGCVRRRQLQCERGNSSGDGEKADGFLTLNMMKVPHFADISTALEDDCQKQCLGNCSCLAYAYSNGVGCMKWTGTLIDVQQFLSGGTDLHVRLAYSELDKEENVKALIAIPVTIGGLVIAICAYFAWRWMAKRKAKKQISRQLFLFDGGEPHQNNSSEIVLGGSMNQAKLQELPLFDFERVATATNNFYISNKLGQGGFGLVYKGTLPDGQEIAVKRLSRASGQGIEEFMNEVVVISRLQHRNLVRLLGCCIEGEEKMLIYEYMPNKSLDSFLFDPIKQKVLDWRKRFNIIEGIARGLLYLHRDSRLKIIHRDLKASNILLDEDLNPKISDFGMARIFGGDQDQANTRRVVGTYGYMSPEYAMEGRFSEKSDVFSFGVLLLEIVSGKKNSGFYHDKNSWSLMGYAWKLWNDDNVVEFLDPNISDPCIRMEVLRCIHVGLLCVQEFPQDRPSTSTVISMVNSDIVDLPTPKQPAFATDRKLDSDTESSQQGQKSVSINELTITMAEGR